The Shewanella zhangzhouensis genome has a window encoding:
- a CDS encoding hemolysin family protein has protein sequence MSFFENSLIILMLIGISCFFSMSEIALAASRKIRLRQLAEEGNEQARKVLELQAHPGSFFTVVQIGLNAVAIMGGIVGESAFTPHIMALLDGMVPAQWLGQFSFILSFMLVTSLFILLADLMPKRIAMAMPERVAVSLVGAMGLCITVLRPLVWVFNGLANGLFRMLRIPTERNDAITEDDIYAVMDAGAEAGVIDKGEQQMMENVFEMQSVPVTSAMTPRESLVFFLQSDTEEDIKRKIAADPHSQFLLCDGQLDAIKGYVDSKDLLIKVISGQTLNLKDPSLVQSCPIIPDTLSLSEALDYFRNNRVDFAVVLNEYALVLGVVTFNDLQSAVMGTWSLAEGEEQIVARDASSWLVDGVTPITDVMRAFGIDSFPQSQNYETIAGFIMFMLRKIPRRTDFVVYAGYKFEVVDIDSYKVDQLLVTKVELPPGAEDQ, from the coding sequence ATGAGTTTCTTTGAAAATAGTTTGATTATTCTGATGCTTATTGGCATCAGTTGTTTTTTTTCCATGTCGGAAATCGCCCTGGCGGCCTCCCGTAAAATTCGGCTGCGACAGCTGGCCGAAGAAGGCAATGAGCAGGCCCGAAAGGTACTTGAGCTGCAGGCCCACCCCGGCAGCTTCTTTACCGTGGTACAGATAGGCCTCAATGCGGTGGCCATCATGGGCGGCATTGTGGGGGAGTCGGCCTTTACCCCCCACATCATGGCCTTGCTCGATGGCATGGTGCCGGCTCAGTGGCTGGGTCAATTCAGTTTTATCTTGTCCTTTATGCTGGTGACCAGCCTGTTTATTTTGCTGGCAGACCTGATGCCGAAGCGTATCGCCATGGCTATGCCAGAGCGGGTTGCCGTGTCTTTGGTGGGAGCCATGGGCCTTTGCATTACGGTGCTGCGCCCTCTGGTGTGGGTGTTCAACGGCCTGGCCAATGGCCTGTTCCGTATGCTCAGGATCCCCACGGAGCGTAACGATGCCATCACTGAGGATGATATCTACGCGGTGATGGATGCCGGTGCCGAAGCCGGTGTTATCGACAAGGGTGAGCAGCAGATGATGGAGAACGTGTTTGAAATGCAGAGCGTTCCTGTGACGTCTGCCATGACACCAAGGGAGAGCCTGGTGTTCTTCCTGCAAAGCGACACCGAGGAAGACATCAAACGTAAAATTGCTGCCGATCCCCACAGCCAGTTTCTGCTCTGTGATGGTCAGCTGGATGCCATCAAGGGCTATGTGGACTCCAAGGACTTACTTATCAAGGTGATAAGCGGCCAGACATTGAATCTGAAAGACCCGTCACTGGTGCAGAGCTGCCCCATTATCCCGGATACCCTGAGCCTGTCGGAGGCGCTGGATTACTTCCGCAATAACAGGGTCGACTTTGCTGTGGTGCTCAATGAATACGCGCTGGTGCTGGGGGTGGTGACCTTTAACGACCTGCAAAGCGCCGTGATGGGCACCTGGTCGCTGGCCGAAGGGGAAGAGCAAATCGTGGCCCGTGATGCGTCCTCATGGCTGGTGGATGGGGTAACGCCCATCACCGACGTGATGCGTGCCTTTGGCATCGACAGTTTTCCCCAGAGCCAGAACTACGAAACCATTGCAGGCTTCATTATGTTTATGCTGCGAAAAATTCCCCGTCGCACCGATTTTGTGGTCTATGCCGGTTACAAGTTTGAAGTGGTCGATATCGACTCATACAAGGTGGATCAGTTGCTGGTGACCAAGGTGGAATTGCCGCCGGGTGCTGAGGATCAGTAA
- a CDS encoding substrate-binding periplasmic protein, with product MFKLLYTLVFCSFVTLFSTTANAQNESPLVFCVESTEFPPFNYFVRDGKQKTETLAGYDIEVLKHVFEDIPYEVIALPWRRCLMSLTTGAVDAAMSASMNDQRRKDYISSAPYYYLTPGYFFLKQNSDAPAEVAAAEDLWRYGGICGLGGHNYANFGLAAEKDLMRMASYEQLAETLKMGRCRFYLDRLELLAPKMALMNNPPLPPLEKGLINGAAAEPFYVLISRKSTRGNELKRLFDERIATLRASGKLAHILEQASRQLEPAPR from the coding sequence ATGTTTAAGCTATTATATACGCTCGTGTTTTGCAGCTTTGTGACCCTGTTCTCGACCACTGCCAATGCCCAGAACGAGTCCCCCTTGGTGTTTTGTGTCGAATCCACAGAGTTTCCGCCATTCAACTACTTTGTCCGGGATGGAAAACAAAAGACAGAGACCCTTGCCGGTTACGACATCGAGGTGCTCAAACACGTTTTTGAAGATATTCCCTATGAAGTGATAGCCCTACCCTGGCGGCGCTGCCTGATGTCATTGACAACAGGGGCCGTTGACGCTGCCATGAGTGCCTCAATGAATGATCAGCGCCGCAAAGATTATATCTCATCAGCCCCCTATTATTACCTGACACCGGGGTATTTTTTTCTGAAACAAAACAGTGACGCTCCGGCCGAGGTCGCTGCAGCCGAAGACCTCTGGCGATACGGTGGTATCTGTGGCCTTGGCGGCCATAACTACGCCAACTTCGGACTGGCGGCAGAAAAGGATCTGATGCGCATGGCGAGTTACGAACAGCTGGCGGAAACCCTGAAAATGGGTCGCTGTCGTTTTTATCTGGACCGGTTGGAATTGCTCGCCCCCAAGATGGCGTTGATGAACAACCCTCCCTTGCCGCCTTTGGAGAAAGGCCTGATTAACGGCGCCGCCGCCGAGCCTTTTTATGTGCTGATCTCCCGCAAAAGCACACGCGGCAATGAACTCAAACGCCTATTTGATGAACGAATTGCCACCCTCAGGGCATCCGGCAAGCTGGCACACATCCTGGAACAGGCAAGCAGGCAGTTGGAACCTGCCCCCCGTTAA
- the ilvG gene encoding acetolactate synthase 2 catalytic subunit: MEGQTMRGADAVIKVLAAHGVNTVFGYPGGAIMPIYDALYGSEVEHTLCRHEQGAGFAAVGYARASGKTGVCFATSGPGATNLITALADALLDSVPVVAITGQVSTAVIGTDAFQEIDVLGMSLSCTKHSFMVQSIDELVPTLYRAFELAASGRPGPVLVDIPKDIQIAQLEYRAPLLAVADEPEVLDADIAAARALIAAAKKPMLYVGGGVGMAGAVEPLRRFIKATNMPSVATLKGLGAIPHGTPGYLGMLGMHGGKAANLAVQECDLLMVVGARFDDRVTGRLASFAPNARVLHLDIDAAELGKLRQPDVAIAAELRVVLPRLEMELDIAPWCSEVESLAEANRWDYNHPGSLIYAPAMLRRLANKLPEDSVVSCDVGQHQMWVAQHMHFRRPEDHLSSAGLGTMGFGLPAAIGAQMARPDATVVAVSGDGSFMMNVQELTTIKRRKLPVKILLIDNQRLGMVKQWQQLFFEERYSETNLSDNPDFVALASAFEIPGRTIFAAEEVEEALTEMLTSKGPYLLHVAIDDAFNVWPLVPPGASNSDMMEEMERST; this comes from the coding sequence ATGGAAGGACAGACGATGAGAGGGGCTGACGCAGTCATCAAGGTATTGGCCGCCCATGGGGTGAACACGGTATTCGGTTATCCCGGTGGCGCCATCATGCCCATCTACGATGCGCTTTACGGCAGTGAGGTCGAACACACCCTGTGCCGCCACGAGCAGGGTGCAGGCTTCGCTGCCGTGGGCTATGCCCGTGCCAGTGGCAAAACCGGTGTGTGTTTTGCCACCTCGGGCCCCGGCGCCACCAACCTCATCACCGCCCTTGCCGATGCTCTGTTGGATTCCGTGCCTGTGGTGGCCATCACGGGGCAGGTATCCACCGCCGTGATTGGTACCGATGCCTTTCAGGAAATCGATGTGCTCGGTATGAGCCTGTCCTGCACCAAGCACAGCTTTATGGTGCAGAGTATCGATGAGCTGGTGCCCACCCTGTACCGCGCCTTTGAACTTGCCGCCTCTGGCCGCCCCGGCCCTGTGCTGGTGGACATCCCAAAAGACATCCAAATCGCCCAGCTTGAATATCGTGCGCCGCTGTTGGCTGTAGCCGATGAGCCAGAAGTGCTGGATGCCGACATAGCTGCCGCCCGCGCCCTGATAGCGGCGGCCAAAAAGCCCATGCTGTACGTGGGCGGCGGTGTGGGCATGGCAGGCGCCGTCGAGCCGCTGCGCCGCTTTATCAAGGCCACCAATATGCCGTCGGTTGCTACCCTCAAGGGCCTTGGTGCCATCCCACATGGCACCCCGGGGTACCTCGGCATGCTGGGCATGCACGGCGGCAAGGCCGCTAACCTTGCGGTGCAGGAATGCGATCTCCTGATGGTGGTCGGCGCCCGTTTCGATGACCGTGTGACCGGTCGTCTGGCCTCCTTTGCCCCCAATGCCAGGGTGCTCCATCTGGATATAGATGCCGCCGAGCTGGGCAAGCTGCGCCAGCCCGATGTGGCCATTGCCGCCGAGCTGCGTGTTGTGCTGCCAAGGCTTGAAATGGAATTGGATATCGCCCCCTGGTGCAGCGAAGTGGAATCCCTGGCCGAGGCCAATCGCTGGGACTATAACCATCCCGGCAGCCTTATCTACGCCCCCGCCATGCTGCGCCGCCTGGCCAACAAGCTGCCGGAAGACAGCGTGGTGAGCTGCGATGTGGGTCAGCACCAGATGTGGGTTGCCCAGCATATGCATTTCCGTCGCCCTGAAGATCATCTGTCCAGTGCCGGCCTTGGCACCATGGGCTTTGGCTTGCCTGCCGCCATCGGCGCCCAGATGGCCCGCCCCGATGCCACAGTGGTGGCCGTGTCCGGCGATGGCTCCTTCATGATGAACGTGCAGGAGTTGACCACCATTAAGCGCCGTAAGCTGCCGGTGAAAATCCTGCTTATCGACAACCAGCGTCTGGGTATGGTGAAGCAGTGGCAACAGCTGTTTTTTGAAGAGCGCTACAGCGAGACCAACCTGTCGGACAACCCGGACTTTGTTGCACTGGCGTCTGCCTTTGAGATCCCCGGCCGCACCATTTTTGCTGCCGAAGAGGTGGAAGAAGCCTTGACCGAAATGCTCACCAGCAAGGGGCCTTACCTCCTGCATGTGGCCATAGATGATGCCTTTAACGTTTGGCCCCTGGTTCCGCCGGGTGCCTCCAACAGCGATATGATGGAAGAAATGGAGAGAAGCACATGA
- the ilvA gene encoding threonine ammonia-lyase, biosynthetic — protein MLDFAGSDTHKSEVKPVDLAHYYLQKILLSSVYDVAKVTPLSHMGKLSARLGQEIYLKREDMQPVHSFKLRGAYNRISQLTQAECERGVVCASAGNHAQGVALSASSRGVDAVIVMPTTTPDIKIDAVRRRGGNVLLHGESFDQANAHAQHLAQTEGRVYIAPFDDEAVIAGQGTVAQEMLQQQRDLELVFVPVGGGGLVAGIAAYYKAVRPSVKIIGVEPEDAACLKAAMAAGEPVTLSQVGLFADGVAVKRIGAEPFRIAKHYVDEVVTVSSDEICAAVKDIFEDTRAIAEPAGALSLAGLKKYLAQATPALAEAGTPTRKVAAILSGANVNFHSLRYVSERCELGEQKEAVLAVKVPEVPGSFLKFCELLGKRAMTEFNYRFSGRDSAVVFAGIRLSGGQQELKEIIASLTSGGFEVQDLTNDETAKLHVRYMVGGHPTEPLSERLLSFEFPEYPGALLKFLTTLGSRWNISLFHYRNHGAAFGRVLAGFDVPEGDHEAFGRFLTELGFVWQEETHSPAYRLFLGSK, from the coding sequence ATGCTGGATTTTGCTGGTAGTGATACTCATAAATCAGAGGTGAAGCCTGTGGATCTTGCTCATTATTATCTGCAAAAAATCCTGCTTTCGTCCGTGTATGACGTGGCCAAGGTGACGCCCCTGTCCCACATGGGCAAGCTGTCGGCGCGCCTGGGGCAGGAGATTTATTTAAAGCGTGAAGACATGCAGCCGGTGCACTCCTTCAAGCTGCGCGGTGCCTACAACCGCATTTCGCAGCTGACTCAGGCTGAATGCGAACGCGGTGTGGTATGTGCCTCGGCCGGTAACCATGCCCAGGGCGTGGCGCTGTCGGCCTCAAGCCGCGGTGTGGATGCTGTGATAGTCATGCCCACCACTACGCCGGACATCAAAATCGATGCGGTGCGTCGCCGTGGCGGTAATGTGCTCTTGCACGGAGAGTCATTCGATCAGGCCAACGCCCATGCCCAGCATCTGGCGCAAACCGAGGGACGGGTCTATATCGCCCCCTTCGATGATGAGGCTGTGATTGCCGGACAGGGCACGGTGGCCCAGGAAATGTTGCAGCAGCAGCGGGATCTGGAGCTGGTATTTGTGCCCGTGGGCGGTGGCGGTCTGGTGGCTGGTATTGCCGCTTACTACAAGGCGGTGCGCCCGTCTGTGAAGATCATCGGGGTCGAGCCAGAAGATGCCGCTTGTCTTAAGGCAGCCATGGCTGCGGGCGAGCCTGTGACACTGTCTCAAGTGGGCCTCTTTGCCGACGGCGTGGCGGTTAAGCGCATCGGCGCCGAGCCCTTTCGAATCGCCAAACACTATGTGGATGAGGTGGTTACCGTGAGCTCAGATGAAATCTGCGCCGCGGTGAAGGATATCTTCGAAGATACCCGTGCCATCGCTGAGCCTGCCGGTGCCTTGTCGCTGGCGGGGCTTAAAAAATACCTGGCACAGGCTACGCCTGCTCTTGCTGAGGCTGGCACACCTACCCGCAAGGTGGCCGCCATCCTGAGTGGCGCCAATGTGAATTTCCATAGCCTCAGATACGTGTCTGAGCGCTGCGAGCTTGGCGAGCAAAAAGAAGCGGTGCTCGCGGTGAAGGTGCCCGAAGTGCCCGGCAGCTTCCTTAAGTTTTGCGAGCTTTTGGGCAAGCGCGCCATGACCGAGTTTAATTACCGCTTCTCTGGCCGCGACAGCGCCGTGGTGTTTGCCGGTATCCGGCTCTCCGGTGGTCAGCAGGAACTGAAAGAGATAATCGCGTCGCTCACCTCAGGTGGCTTCGAGGTGCAGGACCTCACCAATGATGAAACCGCTAAGTTGCACGTGCGTTATATGGTGGGTGGCCACCCCACAGAGCCTTTGAGTGAGCGGCTGCTGAGCTTCGAGTTTCCCGAGTATCCGGGGGCGCTGCTTAAGTTTTTAACCACCCTTGGCAGTCGCTGGAACATCAGCCTGTTCCACTACCGCAACCATGGCGCCGCCTTTGGGCGGGTGCTGGCAGGCTTTGATGTGCCGGAGGGCGACCATGAAGCCTTTGGCCGCTTCCTCACCGAGCTTGGCTTCGTGTGGCAGGAAGAAACCCACAGCCCGGCTTACCGCTTGTTTTTGGGCAGTAAATAA
- a CDS encoding pyridoxal-phosphate-dependent aminotransferase family protein, which yields MQAAPKIAPFMPPRRILMGPGPSDVYPEVLLAQSRPTVGHLDPLFVAMMDELKALLQYAFQTRNEVTLAVSAPGSAGMETCFVNLVEPGETVVVCRNGVFGERMRQNVERCGGIAVVVDFPWGAPVDPEVVEGVLKLNPDAKFLAFVHAETSTGALSDAKTLCALAREHNCLSIVDAVTSLGGVELRVDEWGIDAIYSGSQKCLSCVPGLSPVSFSPRAVEKLKSRKTPVQSWFLDQTLVMGYWGGSGKRAYHHTAPVNALYALHESLRLLAEEGLENAWTRHQKMHQLLKAGLEKLGLGFVVDEAYRLPQLNAVYIPEGVDDAAVRSQLLKGYNLEIGAGLGDLAGKAWRIGLMGYGARAENVAICLKALEEVLQ from the coding sequence ATGCAAGCCGCTCCCAAGATAGCGCCCTTTATGCCGCCACGCCGTATTCTGATGGGCCCGGGCCCCTCTGATGTGTATCCCGAGGTGTTGCTGGCCCAGTCGCGCCCCACGGTGGGCCACCTGGACCCCTTGTTTGTGGCCATGATGGATGAGCTCAAAGCGCTGCTGCAATATGCCTTTCAGACCCGAAACGAAGTGACACTGGCGGTTTCTGCTCCGGGCAGTGCCGGTATGGAAACCTGTTTTGTAAACCTGGTGGAGCCTGGTGAGACGGTTGTTGTATGCCGCAATGGGGTGTTTGGCGAGCGGATGCGTCAGAACGTGGAGCGCTGCGGCGGTATTGCCGTGGTGGTGGACTTCCCCTGGGGCGCACCTGTCGATCCAGAAGTGGTAGAAGGGGTACTGAAGCTTAACCCCGATGCCAAATTTCTTGCCTTTGTCCATGCCGAAACCAGCACGGGCGCACTGTCGGACGCCAAAACCCTGTGTGCGCTTGCCCGAGAACACAACTGCCTGTCGATTGTGGATGCGGTGACCTCCCTTGGAGGGGTTGAGCTCAGGGTCGATGAGTGGGGCATAGATGCCATTTATTCTGGCAGCCAGAAGTGCCTGTCCTGTGTACCTGGCCTGTCGCCTGTGTCCTTCTCTCCCAGGGCGGTGGAAAAGCTTAAAAGCCGCAAGACGCCGGTGCAGAGCTGGTTTTTGGATCAGACTCTGGTAATGGGCTATTGGGGTGGCAGTGGCAAGCGCGCGTATCACCACACGGCGCCGGTTAATGCCCTTTATGCCCTGCACGAGTCGTTGCGACTGCTCGCGGAAGAAGGCCTTGAAAACGCCTGGACCAGACATCAAAAGATGCATCAGTTGCTTAAAGCCGGCCTCGAAAAGCTGGGGCTGGGTTTTGTGGTGGATGAGGCTTACCGCCTGCCGCAACTCAATGCGGTGTACATTCCAGAAGGTGTGGATGATGCCGCCGTGCGCAGCCAGCTGCTTAAGGGGTATAACCTTGAAATTGGTGCCGGACTCGGTGATCTGGCCGGAAAAGCCTGGCGAATTGGGCTCATGGGCTATGGCGCACGGGCCGAAAATGTGGCAATTTGCCTGAAGGCTCTGGAAGAGGTGCTGCAGTAA
- the ilvY gene encoding HTH-type transcriptional activator IlvY, whose translation MDIREIKLFLNLCDTLQFARTAEQMHVSPSTLSRAMQRLEEEAGTRLFERDNRSVSLTSAGVEFRRFAQDMMNGWEQLISRIDPNQQQLKGRLNLYCSVTAAYSHLPKLLDRFRREHPLVEIVLNTGDAANAVGEVQQNRADIAIAALPEPFPDNLHFSPIETIPLSIIAPQVACRARELLAEETIPWDKLPFIIQDHGPGRRRADAWFKAMGINANIYAKVSGHEAIISMVALGCGVSITPEVVIQHSPVRDRIALIPSPVAIAPFELGCCCKAKRRNDPLIAAFLDCIDY comes from the coding sequence ATGGATATTCGCGAAATAAAGCTGTTTTTAAACCTGTGTGACACATTGCAGTTTGCCCGCACCGCCGAGCAGATGCATGTGAGCCCTTCCACCTTAAGCCGTGCCATGCAGCGGCTGGAAGAGGAAGCCGGTACCCGACTGTTTGAGCGCGACAATCGCAGCGTCAGCCTGACCTCGGCCGGTGTGGAATTTCGCCGCTTCGCCCAGGACATGATGAATGGCTGGGAGCAGCTGATAAGCCGTATCGACCCCAATCAGCAACAGCTCAAGGGCAGGCTGAATCTCTACTGCTCTGTTACCGCGGCCTACAGCCATTTGCCCAAGCTACTGGACAGATTTCGCCGGGAACACCCGCTGGTGGAAATCGTGCTCAATACCGGTGATGCCGCCAATGCCGTGGGCGAGGTGCAACAAAACCGCGCCGACATCGCCATTGCAGCCTTGCCGGAGCCCTTTCCCGATAACCTGCATTTTTCGCCGATTGAAACCATTCCCCTGAGTATCATTGCGCCCCAGGTGGCGTGCCGAGCACGGGAGCTTTTGGCCGAAGAGACCATCCCCTGGGACAAGCTGCCCTTTATCATTCAGGACCATGGTCCCGGCAGGCGCCGCGCCGATGCCTGGTTCAAGGCCATGGGGATCAATGCCAATATCTACGCCAAGGTATCGGGGCACGAGGCCATTATCTCCATGGTGGCGCTGGGCTGCGGCGTGAGTATCACCCCGGAAGTGGTGATTCAGCACAGTCCGGTGCGCGACCGCATAGCGCTTATTCCAAGCCCGGTGGCCATAGCGCCATTTGAACTGGGATGCTGCTGCAAGGCCAAACGCCGCAACGACCCGCTGATCGCCGCCTTTCTCGATTGCATCGACTATTGA
- the ilvD gene encoding dihydroxy-acid dehydratase gives MAKLRSATSTEGRNMAGARALWRATGVKDTDFGKPIIAIANSFTQFVPGHVHLKDMGSLVASAIEEAGGIAKEFNTIAVDDGIAMGHGGMLYSLPSRELIADSVEYMVNAHCADALVCISNCDKITPGMLMAALRLNIPVVFVSGGPMEAGKTKLSDKLIKLDLVDAMVAAADDRISDADSEKIERSACPTCGSCSGMFTANSMNCLTEALGLSLPGNGSMLATHADRRELFLEAGRRVMKLAKRYYGEDDASVLPRAIASFKAFENAMALDVAMGGSSNTVLHLLAAAQEAEVDFTMADIDRISRKVPHLCKVAPSTPKYHMEDVHRAGGVMAILGELDRAGLLHTDVNHVASEDGTLKSVLERFDVVLTKDQKVHEFFRAGPAGIPTTRAFSQSCRWDTLDDDRREGCIRSREFAFSQEGGLAVLSGNLAENGCIVKTAGVDDSNLKFSGVARVYESQEDAVAGILGGEVVAGDVVVIRYEGPKGGPGMQEMLYPTSYLKSRGLGTQCALITDGRFSGGTSGLSIGHVSPEAASGGTIGLIENGDRIDIDIPGRSIKLLVSDAELESRRAAMNAKGPLAWKPLSRVRPVSMALKAYAMLATSADKGAVRDVSKLEG, from the coding sequence ATGGCTAAATTACGTTCCGCCACCAGTACCGAAGGCCGCAACATGGCGGGAGCCCGCGCTCTGTGGCGTGCCACCGGCGTGAAAGATACCGACTTCGGCAAGCCTATCATCGCCATTGCCAACTCCTTTACCCAGTTTGTGCCCGGCCATGTGCACTTAAAAGACATGGGCTCACTGGTGGCCTCGGCCATCGAAGAAGCGGGCGGCATCGCCAAAGAATTCAATACCATTGCCGTGGATGACGGCATCGCCATGGGCCACGGCGGCATGCTCTATTCGCTGCCATCCCGCGAGCTGATTGCCGACAGCGTGGAGTACATGGTCAACGCCCACTGCGCCGATGCGCTGGTGTGTATCAGCAACTGCGACAAAATCACCCCCGGCATGCTGATGGCGGCGCTGCGCCTCAACATTCCTGTGGTGTTTGTTTCCGGCGGGCCCATGGAAGCGGGCAAAACCAAGCTGTCGGACAAGCTCATTAAGCTGGATTTGGTGGATGCCATGGTGGCGGCAGCGGACGACCGCATAAGCGATGCCGACAGCGAGAAAATCGAGCGCAGTGCCTGCCCGACTTGCGGCAGCTGCTCCGGTATGTTTACCGCCAACTCCATGAACTGCCTCACCGAAGCGCTGGGGCTGTCACTGCCGGGCAACGGCTCCATGCTGGCGACCCATGCAGATCGCCGTGAGCTGTTCCTCGAAGCCGGTCGCCGGGTGATGAAGCTTGCCAAGCGTTACTATGGCGAAGATGACGCCTCTGTGCTGCCCCGCGCCATTGCTTCTTTCAAGGCCTTTGAAAACGCCATGGCGCTGGATGTGGCCATGGGCGGCTCGTCCAATACCGTGTTGCACCTGCTGGCGGCGGCCCAGGAGGCCGAGGTGGATTTCACCATGGCCGATATCGACCGCATCAGCCGCAAGGTGCCGCACCTGTGCAAGGTGGCGCCCTCCACGCCCAAATACCATATGGAAGATGTGCACCGCGCCGGTGGTGTGATGGCGATTCTGGGTGAGCTGGACCGCGCCGGATTGCTGCACACAGACGTAAACCACGTGGCCTCGGAAGATGGCACCTTGAAATCTGTGCTCGAGCGCTTCGATGTGGTGCTGACTAAAGACCAAAAAGTGCACGAATTTTTCCGCGCAGGTCCTGCGGGCATCCCCACGACCCGTGCCTTCAGCCAGTCCTGCCGTTGGGACACCCTGGATGATGATCGCCGCGAAGGCTGTATCCGCAGCCGTGAGTTTGCCTTCAGTCAGGAAGGTGGCCTGGCGGTATTGTCGGGCAATCTGGCCGAAAACGGCTGTATCGTTAAGACAGCCGGGGTGGATGACTCCAATCTTAAGTTCAGCGGTGTGGCGCGGGTATACGAGAGCCAGGAAGACGCAGTCGCCGGCATCCTTGGCGGCGAAGTGGTGGCAGGTGACGTGGTGGTTATTCGCTATGAAGGCCCCAAGGGCGGCCCCGGCATGCAGGAAATGCTCTACCCAACCAGTTACTTAAAGTCACGGGGCCTTGGCACCCAGTGCGCACTTATCACCGACGGTCGCTTTTCCGGCGGCACCTCGGGGCTGTCCATCGGCCACGTGTCCCCCGAGGCGGCCTCCGGCGGCACCATAGGCCTGATTGAAAATGGCGACCGTATCGATATCGATATCCCTGGCCGCAGCATCAAACTGCTGGTGAGCGACGCCGAGCTCGAAAGCCGCCGCGCAGCCATGAACGCCAAAGGGCCGCTGGCCTGGAAACCACTCTCACGGGTTCGCCCTGTGTCCATGGCGCTTAAGGCATACGCCATGCTCGCCACCAGTGCCGATAAGGGCGCGGTGCGCGATGTCTCCAAACTGGAGGGCTGA
- the ilvM gene encoding acetolactate synthase 2 small subunit: MNHNLEVTMAQRPEVVERVLRVVRHRGFTLTNMNMRLGDESVYLSLSVSSERGIELLSNQLCKLVDVTGCHVMQPAMPQSVSA; the protein is encoded by the coding sequence ATGAACCATAATCTGGAAGTCACCATGGCACAGCGTCCCGAAGTGGTTGAGCGTGTGCTGAGGGTTGTTCGCCACAGGGGCTTTACCCTGACCAACATGAATATGCGTCTGGGGGATGAGAGCGTATATCTGTCGCTGTCGGTCTCAAGCGAGCGGGGCATTGAGCTTTTAAGCAACCAGCTTTGCAAGCTGGTGGATGTGACCGGTTGTCATGTAATGCAGCCCGCCATGCCGCAGTCGGTCAGTGCCTGA